From Streptomyces sp. SCSIO 75703:
GACGAGACCACCACCGTCACCGACGGCATCATCCTGACCGACGCCGCCGCGTCGAAGGTCAAGGCGCTGCTCGACCAGGAAGGCCGCGACGACCTGGCGCTCCGCGTCGCCGTCCAGCCCGGCGGCTGCTCCGGCCTGCGCTACCAGCTCTTCTTCGACGAGCGCTCGCTCGACGGCGACGTCCTGAAGGACTTCGACGGCGTCAAGGTCGTCACCGACCGCATGAGCGCCCCCTACCTGGTCGGCGCCACCATCGACTTCGTGGACACGATCGAGAAGCAGGGCTTCACGATCGACAACCCCAACGCCACCGGCTCCTGCGCCTGCGGCGACTCCTTCAGCTAAAGAGCGGACGGAACGCGAGCCTTCGAGGGCGGCGGCACCGGCGACCCGCCGGCACCGCCGCCCTTCGGCGTGCGCCGCCCCTTTCGGCCGGCTCGCGTCAGCGGGCGCCGGGCAGCCGGGCGCCCGGCTTGTGCGGCCGGATCGCGGTGCCGTCCGGCGCGACGACGGAACGCGCGCCGAGCGGCTCCTCCAGCCGCACCGTCCGCTCGTCCTCCCGCGCGAGCAGGACGCAGACCTTCCCCGGCTCCGCGCGCTCGGTCACGGTGACCGTCACCTCGTCCTTCCCGGCCTCGGCGGACGCCTCGTAGGAGGAGCAGACGCCGCCGGTGAAGTACACGGTCAGCTCACCGCCCTCCGCCCGGTACCCCTCGACGCGCACCTCCCGCGTCACGGACCCCTCCGCGGGGGCCGGGGAGCGCGTGGCCGCCGGCGCGAGGTGCGCCGGGTCGACCGCCGGGTACGTCACCGTCTCCGTGGACCTCGCGCCCGGCCGCCGCACCTCGAACAGCCAGGACGGCACCAGCACCGGCCGCCCCCGCACCGGATGCGCGGCCAGCCCGAACACCGCCTCCTCCACCGACGCCGTCCCCGGCTCCGCGGCGCCCGGCCGCGCCGCGGGCCCGGCCGGGCAGGGCGCGGCGAGCCCCGCCCCCGGCGGCGGCCCCGTCTCCTCCAGCGGTACGGCGCTCGCGCAGCCGCCGACTCCGCCCGCCGGGCCCGCGCCCGGCGCGTTCAGCAGGTCCAGCGTCCGCCCGGCGTCCAGCACCGGGTACGCGTCGCCCCGCACCGGCGCCGCCATCCGGCCCCCGCCGCCGGACACCTCGCCCCCGGGGCCGACCAGCACCCCGGTCGTCCAGCCGCGGGTCGGCAGCCCGTCCACCACCGGATCGGCGTTCACCGCGCGCTGCGCGCCGGTCACCTGGCCCGCGTCGAGCCGGGCCGTCCCCAGCCCCAGCGCCTCCAGCACCGGCGCCGCCGCCTTCCTCGCCGCGGCCTCGTCCACCGGGGTGCCGCCGGACGGCGCCGGGCAGGCCCTGCCCTTGCGGCAGTCGTCGGAGCCGGGGGCGTAGCGCTGGAACGTCCAGGTGCCCGGCGCGGCCCGCTCCACCGTGAGCACCGCGCCCGAACCGCCGTCGACCCGGCCCGCCTTCCACGTCCCGCCGCGCTCCACCGGCGGGTCCGTCACGCCGAGCGCCTTCGCCAGCCGGGCCACGTCCGCCGCGCCGACCTCGCCCCGCGCCCGGTACACCGGCGCCGAACCGGGGCCCTCGGGCAGCGGGCCGGAGGCGCGGTAGCGGACGCCGGACGGATCGGGCTCGCCCGGGGCGATGCCGGCGCCGCCGGTGTCCGGCGCCGGGTGGTCGTCGAGCACCAGCGGCGGGGGAGTGCCGCCGCCCGCGGAACCGGCCGCGGTGCCGTCCGCGCGGGACTGGCCGGAGGCCGACGCCAGCCAGGCGCCGCCGCCCCCGGCGAGCAGCACCGCCGCGGCGACACAGGCCACGACCGCGCCCCGCGGACGCCGCCCCGGACGCGGGCCGCCCGCCCCGGGGACCTCCCCCGGGGCGCCGGAGGCGCCGGCCGCCTCCGGGGGCGCGGCGCCGCCCTCGTGGTTCCCGTCTCGCTCGGTGTTCACCGCATCGCTCCTTCGGCCGTGTCGGGGGACGGCGGTGAGACGCGGTGGACGGACGTCCGGTTCCCGGTGACGGCACGCGTCACCCGGACGGCGTCAGTCGCCGTACTCCGACATGGCGTCCAGCAGCCGCGCCGACGTCCCCGGCACGCGCACGCCGTGCAGGAGCGAGAGCGGGACCGGGCGGGCCTCGCCGTCCGCCGGAGCCGACCAGCGCGCGGCCATGCGGGCGCAGTCGCCGCGCAGGGAGGCGAGGTCGCCCTCCAAGTCGGCGGGCGCGGGGGCGGTGGCCTCGATGTTCGTCATGGGGGCACCGTAGGCCGGTTCCGGGCGGGGCGGAAAGTTCTACCCTCGGGTAGTTTCACCGCGGTGCCCCTTCCGCCCGGGGGGCCGCCGGGTAGCGTGGACTCCTCACCCGCCTCCCCCTCAGGAGAGAGTCACGCCGTGCGCATCGCAGTCACCGGCTCCATCGCCACCGACCACCTCATGACCTTCCCCGGCCGCTTCTCCGACCAGCTCGTCGCGGACCGGCTGCACACGGTCTCGCTCTCCTTCCTGGTCGACCAGCTCGACGTGCGCCGCGGCGGTGTCGCCGCGAACATCGCCTTCGGCATGGGGCAGCTCGGCACCCGCCCGGTCCTGGTGGGGGCCGCCGGTTCGGACTTCGCCGAGTACCGCGCCTGGCTCGACCGGCACGGCGTGGACACCGGCTCGGTGCGCATCTCCGAGACGCTGCACACCGCCCGCTTCGTCTGCACCACCGACGCCGACCACAACCAGATCGGCTCCTTCTACACGGGCGCGATGAGCGAGGCCCGCCTCATCGAGCTGAAGACCGTCGCCGACCGGATCGGCGGCCTCGACCTGGTCTCCATCGGCGCCGACGACCCGGAGGCCATGCTCCGGCACACCGAGGAGTGCCGCTCGCGCGCCATCCCCTTCGCCGCCGACTTCTCCCAGCAGATCGCCCGCATGAACGGCGACGAGATCCGGATACTGCTGGACGGGGCGACCTACCTCTTCTCCAACGAGTACGAGAAGGGGCTCATCGAGACCAAGACCGGCTGGAGCGACGAGGAGATCCTCGGCCGCGTCGGCCACCGCGTCACCACCCTCGGCGCCCGCGGCGTGCGTATCGAGCGGGCCGGCGAGCCGCCCATCGAGGTCGGCTGCCCCGAGGAGGAGCGCAAGGCCGACCCGACCGGCGTCGGCGACGCCTTCCGGGCCGGCTTCCTCTCCGGCCTCGCCTGGGGCGTCGGCCTGGAGCGCGCCGCCCAGGTCGGCTGCATGCTGGCCACCCTCGTCATCGAGACCGTCGGCACCCAGGAGTACCAGCTCCGCCGCGCCCACTTCATGGAGCGCTTCACCAAGGCGTACGGCGACGAGGCCGCGGGCGAGGTCCGCGCCCACCTCGGCTGAGCGCCCGGTCAGGAGACCCGGCGGACCACGTAGGCCGCGCCCCGGTCCGCCGGCTCCTCGCCCACGTACTCCTGGCCGCGCATCTCGCACCAGGCCGGGATGTCCAGCCGGGCCGCCTCGTCGTCGGCGAGGACCCGTACCGTGCCGCCGACCGGCACCTCGCCGAAGACCTTGGCCAGCTCGATCACCGGTACGGGGCAGCGCCGGCCGAGCGCGTCCACGACCCGGTCGGCCCCCGCCCCCGGTGCCCCGGCCGCGGCGGCCGGCGCCCCCAGCCGGGACCGCACCTCGGCCACCGTGCCCGGCAGCACCTCCAGGAAGCGCTCGACGTCCTCGGCGGAGGTGCCCGGCGGCAGGGAGACACGGACGTTGCCCTCGCTGAGCACGCCCATCGCGCGCAGCACATGGCTCGGCGTCAGGGTGCTGCTGGTGCAGGACGAGCCGGAGGAGACCGAGAAACCGGCCCGGTCCAGCTCGTGCAGCAGGGTCTCCCCGTCGACATAGAGACACGAGAAGGTCACGATGCCGGGCAGCCGGCGCTCCGGATCGCCGACCACCTCCACGTCCGGCACCAGGGCGGGCACCCGGGCCCGGATGCGCCCGGTCAGCTCCCGCAGCCGGGCCGCCTCCCGCGCCGCGTCGGCCCGCACCGCCCGCAGCGAGGCGGCGGCGGCCACGATCGCCGGGATGTTCTCGAAACCGGCCGACCGCCCCGACTCGCGCTCGTCACCCGGCCCCGCGGGCGCGAACCGCACGCCCTTGCGCACCACGAGCAGCCCGACCCCGGAGGGGCCGCCCCACTTGTGGGCACTGGCCGCGAGCAGCGACCAGGCGCCCGGCACCGGGCCCCAGCCCAGCGACTGGGCCGCGTCCACCAGCAGCGGCACGCCCGCGGCCCGGCACGCCTCGGCCACCTCGGCCACCGGCTGCTCGGTGCCCACCTCGTGGTTGGCCGACTGGAGGCACGCCAGGGCCGTGCCGGGGCGCAGGGCACCGGCGTACGCCGCCGGGTCCACCGCGGCCGTGCGGTCCACGGCGAGCCGGGTCACCGTGCCGCCGGCGGCCTCGTGCGCCTCGGCCACATGGAGCACGGACGAGTGTTCGACGGCTGACACGATGAGGTGGTCGCCGGTGCGGCGGCGGCCGGCCAGCGCGCCCGCGACGCCCTCGTGCACCGCGCGGGTGCCCGAGGGGGTGAACACCAGCTCGTCGGGGCGGCACCCCACCGCCTCCGCGGCGGCCTCGCGGGCCGCGTCCAGCAGCATCCGGGCCCGCCGGCCCTCCCGGTACAGCCGCGCGGGATCGGCCCAGCCCTCGTCCAGGGAGGCCAGGAGCGCCTGGCGGGCGACGGGGTGGAGGGGGGCGGCGGAGGCGGCATCGAAGTAGGACACGCCCCCACGCTACGACGCCCGCACGCGGCGGTGACGGGCCCCGGCGGGCCGCCGCGGGCCCGGGGAAGGCTTCCGGCGGGCGCCCGGGGGAGCGGTTCCGGTTCACCCGGAAGGGGGCGGGGGTCCCGTACGGGCGCGTGCCCGACACCCCGTCACATGCGGTTCCGGCCCCGGCCGTCCCACCCCTTCGGGGTGACCCGCCGCGCGTATGGCACCCTCCCCGCGACCCGCCGGAAGGCGTCCAGTAGGGTTTGGTCCGCATAAACATCAAACCCCTGCCCGACGCAGGGCGGCGACCGACCAGCGAGAAGGCCGCAGCCAACCAGCGCGGGCGAGACTCTCGGGAAGGCGCTACGTGAGTCCCAACGGCTCCGACCGCTCGCCGCGGCGCCCGATGCGGCGGAAGCTGCTGCAGGCAATGACCGCGGGCCTGGTCCTGGCGACCGCCACCGGTTGCACATACAAGGACTTCCCCCGCCTTGGCATGCCCACCCCGACCACGGAAGAGGCTCCGCGGATCCTCTCCCTGTGGCAGGGGTCCTGGGCTGCCGCGCTCGCCGTCGGCGTGCTGGTGTGGGGCCTGATCCTGTGGAGTGCTTTCTTCCACCGGCGCAGCCGCACCAAGGTCGAGGTTCCACCGCAGACCAGGTACAACCTGCCCATCGAGGCGCTGTACACCATGGTTCCGCTCGTCATCGTCTCGGTGCTGTTCTACTTCACCGCCCGTGACGAATCCGAGCTCATGAGCCTGAAGAAGCAGCCCGACGTCACCGTCAACGTGGTCGGCTTCCAGTGGAGCTGGTGCTTCAACTACGTCGAGAACGTCGAGGGCTCCACCGGCGACGCGAAGACCTCCAAGGAACTGGACGGCATCCCCGACCGGTTCAAGGCGGAGTTCCCCGCGAACGCCGGCGGTGCCTACGACTGCGGAATCCCTGGCACGCGGAACCCGCAGAACAACAACCCGGGCCCGACCCTCTGGCTCCCCAAGGGCAAGACGGTCCGCTTCGTCCTGACCTCGCGGGACGTCATCCACTCCTTCTGGGTGGTGCCGTTCCTGATGAAGCAGGACATCATCCCGGGCCACACCAACGCCTTCGAGGTGACCCCCAACAAGGAGGGCACCTTCTTCGGCAAGTGCGCCGAGCTCTGCGGCGTGGACCACTCCCGGATGCTGTTCAACGTGAAGGTCGTCTCCCCTGAGCGCTACGAGCAGCACCTCAAGGACCTCGCGAAGAAGGGGCAGACCGGTTACGTTCCCGCCGGCATCGCGCAGACGAGCCACGAGAAGAACCGGGAGACGAACAACCTGTGAGCATCCTCAATGAACCCCAGGGTGCCTCGGCGGCTGTGGACTCGTACGAGAACGAGCTGCCGGTACGGCGCAAGCAGCCTGGCAACGTCGTGGTCAAGTGGCTGACGACCACCGACCACAAGACGATCGGCACGCTGTACCTCGCGACGTCGTTCGCCTTCTTCGTCATCGGCGGCGTGATGGCGCTCGTGATGCGCGCCGAGCTGGCCCGTCCGGGCACGCAGATCATGTCGAACGAGCAGTTCAACCAGGCGTTCACCATGCACGGCACGGTGATGCTCCTGATGTTCGCGACGCCGCTCTTCGCGGGCTTCGCGAACTGGATCATGCCGCTCCAGATCGGCGCCCCCGACGTCGCGTTCCCGCGGCTGAACATGTTCGCCTACTGGCTCTACCTGTTCGGCTCGCTGATCGCGCTGGGCGGCTTCCTCACCCCGCAGGGCGCGGCCGACTTCGGCTGGTTCGCCTACTCGCCGCTGACCGACACCGTGCACTCGCCGGGCCTGGGCGCGGACCTGTGGATCATGGGTCTCGCCTTCCAGGGCTTCGGCACCATCCTCGGCTCGGTCAACTTCATCACCACGATCATCTGCATGCGCGCACCCGGCATGACGATGTTCCGCATGCCGATCTTCACCTGGAACGTCCTGCTGACCGGTCTGCTGGTCCTGCTGGCCTTCCCCGTGCTGGCCGCCGCGCTGCTGGCGCTGGAGGTGGACCGCAAGTTCGGTGCCCACATCTTCGACTCCGCCAACGGCGGGGCCCTGTTGTGGCAGCACCTGTTCTGGTTCTTCGGCCACCCCGAGGTGTACATCATCGCGCTGCCGTTCTTCGGCATCGTCAGTGAGATCGTCCCGGTCTTCTCCCGGAAGCCGATCTTCGGCTACATGGGCCTGGTCGGTGCGACGATCGCGATCGCGGGTCTGTCCATCACGGTGTGGGCCCACCACATGTACGTGACGGGCGGCGTACTGCTCCCGTTCTTCGCCTTCATGACCTTCCTGATCGCGGTCCCGACCGGAGTGAAGTTCTTCAACTGGGTCGGCACCATGTGGAAGGGCTCCATCAGCTTCGAGACACCGATGCTGTGGTCGGCCGGCTTCCTGGTCACCTTCCTCTTCGGTGGTCTGACCGGTGTCATCCTGGCCTCGCCGCCGCTGGACTTCCACGTCTCCGACTCGTACTTCGTGGTGGCCCACTTCCACTACGTCGTCTTCGGCACCGTGGTGTTCGCGATGTTCGCCGGCTTCCACTTCTGGTGGCCGAAGTTCACCGGCAAGATGCTCGACGAGCGCCTGGGCAAGATCACGTTCTGGACGCTGTTCGTCGGCTTCCACGGCACCTTCCTGGTCCAGCACTGGCTGGGCGCCGAGGGCATGCCGCGCCGGTACGCGGACTACCTGGCGGCCGACGGCTTCACCTTCCTGAACACCGTCTCCACCATCGCCTCGTTCCTGCTGGGCCTGTCGATCCTGCCGTTCTTCTACAACATCTGGAAGACGGCCAAGTACGGCAAGCCGGTCGGCGTGGACGACCCGTGGGGCTACGGCCGTTCGCTGGAGTGGGCGACCTCCTGCCCGCCGCCGCGGCACAACTTCCTCACCCTGCCGCGCATCCGCAGCGAATCCCCGGCGTTCGACCTGCACCACCCGGAGATCGCCGCCCTGGACCAGCTCGAGAACACCGGTCACGGTGACAAGGCCCTCGCCGGCGGCAAGGAGGCGGGCAAGTGAAGATCCAGGGCAAGATGTTCCTCTGGCTGAGCGCCTTCATCCTCGTCGTGGCGATCGCCTACGGCGCGTGGTCGAAGGAGCCGGCCGGTGCCACCATCCTCTTCCTGGCCTTCTGCCTGTGCCTGATGGTCGGCTTCTACCTCGGCTTCACGGCCAGGCGGGTCGACGTCGGCGCCCAGGACGACACGGACGCGGACGTGGCCGACGACGCCGGCGAGGTCGGGTTCTTCAGCCCGCACAGCTGGCAGCCGCTGGGCCTGGCGTCCGGTGTGGCGCTCGGCTTCATCGGCATCGCCGTGGGCTGGTGGATCATGTACTTCTCCATCCCGATCATCGTGATCAGCATCTGGGGCTGGGTCTTCGAGTACTACCGGGGCGAGAACCGCACCCAGTAGGCACCCGGCACCGCCCGGCACCGAGGGGCCCGGACACTCCGTCAGGAGCGTCCGGGCCCCTTCGCGTGCCCCGCCCGCGCTCACTCGCACGGGCTACCACGCGGTGCCGCCGCCGACGTCCCTCCCTAGCGTGAGGCCATGAGCAAGACGGTTCACCTCCCCGGGCCGGGGCGCACCGCCCTCGGCTGCACCCTGCTGGTGATCGCCCTCGGCGCGAGTGTGGCCGCGTGCGACAGCGACGGCAGCCCGCTGTCGGCGGGCCCCTACGACGCGGCGGGCCAGATCTCGTTCAACGGACCCAAGGACGCCGGGAAGAAGGCCGACCCGGACACCCCCCTGGAGGTCGTCGCCGAGGCCGCCGGCGGACGCATCACGGACGTCACGGCGATGGACGCCGCGGGCCGCCACGTGGCGGGCGAACTCGCCGCCGACGGCGCCCGCTGGCACAGCACCTCGCCGCTGGCCGCCAACGCCCGCTACACGGTGCGCGTCTCCACCGAGGACGGCTCCGGGGCACCCGGCCGCAAGGTCCTCGCCTTCGAGACCGGCACCCCCGCCGCCAAGAAGACCCTGGACGTCGCCTTCGGCCCCAAGGCGGGCACCTACGGCGTGGGCCAGCCCGTCACGGCCGAGCTGAGCGAGCCGGTCAAGGACAAGGCCCAGCGGGCCGTGGTGGAACGCGCGCTCAAGGTGCGCTCCACGCCCGCGGTGGAGGGCTCCTGGCACTGGGTGGACGACAAGAAGCTGCACTACCGCCCCAAGGAGTACTGGCCCGCCCACGCCACCGTGGACGTCCGCTCCACCCTGGAGGGCATCAAGATCGGCGATCGGATGTGGGGCGGCGAGACCAAGCCGCTGACGTTCCGCACCGGCGACAGCGTCGTCGCCGTCACCGACGCCGCCGCGCACACCCTCACCGTCTACCGGGACGGCGAGGAGGTCCGGCAGATCCCGGTCACCGCGGGCAAGCCCGGCTTCGAGACCCGCAACGGCGTCAAGGTCGTGCTCGGCAAGGAGCCCTTCGTACGGATGCGCAGCAGCACCGTCGGCATCGCCGAGGGCTCCTCGGAGTCGTACGACCTGCCGGTGTACTTCGCCACCCGGGTCACCTGGAGCGGCGAGTACGTGCACGCCGCGCCCTGGTCCGTCGGCTCCCAGGGCTCGGCCAACGTCAGTCACGGCTGCGTCGGGATGAACACCTCCAACGCCGAGTGGTTCTTCGACACGGTGCAGGAGGGCGACATCGTCAAGGTGATCAACTCCGGCGGCGACACCATGGAGCCCTTCGGCAACGGCTTCGGGGACTGGAACCTCGACTGGGACAAGTGGCGCGAGGGCAGCGCCCTGTCGGGCGGCCAGGGCGCCGCCCCGGACCCGCAGGACGGGGCCCGGCTGCGACCCGCCGCGGCGTGACGGCGCGGCGCGGAACGCCCAGGACGCCGCCCAGGGGCCCGCGGGACGGTACGGGCACTACGGGCCCCGGGCGGCCTCCCGGGGCCCGCAGGGGCGTCCTAGGCGCTCTGCAGGCGCTTCTGCCGCAGCAGGGAGGCGAGGGCGGAGGCGAACTCCACCG
This genomic window contains:
- the ctaD gene encoding cytochrome c oxidase subunit I; this encodes MSILNEPQGASAAVDSYENELPVRRKQPGNVVVKWLTTTDHKTIGTLYLATSFAFFVIGGVMALVMRAELARPGTQIMSNEQFNQAFTMHGTVMLLMFATPLFAGFANWIMPLQIGAPDVAFPRLNMFAYWLYLFGSLIALGGFLTPQGAADFGWFAYSPLTDTVHSPGLGADLWIMGLAFQGFGTILGSVNFITTIICMRAPGMTMFRMPIFTWNVLLTGLLVLLAFPVLAAALLALEVDRKFGAHIFDSANGGALLWQHLFWFFGHPEVYIIALPFFGIVSEIVPVFSRKPIFGYMGLVGATIAIAGLSITVWAHHMYVTGGVLLPFFAFMTFLIAVPTGVKFFNWVGTMWKGSISFETPMLWSAGFLVTFLFGGLTGVILASPPLDFHVSDSYFVVAHFHYVVFGTVVFAMFAGFHFWWPKFTGKMLDERLGKITFWTLFVGFHGTFLVQHWLGAEGMPRRYADYLAADGFTFLNTVSTIASFLLGLSILPFFYNIWKTAKYGKPVGVDDPWGYGRSLEWATSCPPPRHNFLTLPRIRSESPAFDLHHPEIAALDQLENTGHGDKALAGGKEAGK
- a CDS encoding Ig-like domain-containing protein, with protein sequence MSKTVHLPGPGRTALGCTLLVIALGASVAACDSDGSPLSAGPYDAAGQISFNGPKDAGKKADPDTPLEVVAEAAGGRITDVTAMDAAGRHVAGELAADGARWHSTSPLAANARYTVRVSTEDGSGAPGRKVLAFETGTPAAKKTLDVAFGPKAGTYGVGQPVTAELSEPVKDKAQRAVVERALKVRSTPAVEGSWHWVDDKKLHYRPKEYWPAHATVDVRSTLEGIKIGDRMWGGETKPLTFRTGDSVVAVTDAAAHTLTVYRDGEEVRQIPVTAGKPGFETRNGVKVVLGKEPFVRMRSSTVGIAEGSSESYDLPVYFATRVTWSGEYVHAAPWSVGSQGSANVSHGCVGMNTSNAEWFFDTVQEGDIVKVINSGGDTMEPFGNGFGDWNLDWDKWREGSALSGGQGAAPDPQDGARLRPAAA
- a CDS encoding cysteine desulfurase/sulfurtransferase TusA family protein → MSYFDAASAAPLHPVARQALLASLDEGWADPARLYREGRRARMLLDAAREAAAEAVGCRPDELVFTPSGTRAVHEGVAGALAGRRRTGDHLIVSAVEHSSVLHVAEAHEAAGGTVTRLAVDRTAAVDPAAYAGALRPGTALACLQSANHEVGTEQPVAEVAEACRAAGVPLLVDAAQSLGWGPVPGAWSLLAASAHKWGGPSGVGLLVVRKGVRFAPAGPGDERESGRSAGFENIPAIVAAAASLRAVRADAAREAARLRELTGRIRARVPALVPDVEVVGDPERRLPGIVTFSCLYVDGETLLHELDRAGFSVSSGSSCTSSTLTPSHVLRAMGVLSEGNVRVSLPPGTSAEDVERFLEVLPGTVAEVRSRLGAPAAAAGAPGAGADRVVDALGRRCPVPVIELAKVFGEVPVGGTVRVLADDEAARLDIPAWCEMRGQEYVGEEPADRGAAYVVRRVS
- a CDS encoding cytochrome c oxidase subunit 4, with product MKIQGKMFLWLSAFILVVAIAYGAWSKEPAGATILFLAFCLCLMVGFYLGFTARRVDVGAQDDTDADVADDAGEVGFFSPHSWQPLGLASGVALGFIGIAVGWWIMYFSIPIIVISIWGWVFEYYRGENRTQ
- the coxB gene encoding cytochrome c oxidase subunit II is translated as MSPNGSDRSPRRPMRRKLLQAMTAGLVLATATGCTYKDFPRLGMPTPTTEEAPRILSLWQGSWAAALAVGVLVWGLILWSAFFHRRSRTKVEVPPQTRYNLPIEALYTMVPLVIVSVLFYFTARDESELMSLKKQPDVTVNVVGFQWSWCFNYVENVEGSTGDAKTSKELDGIPDRFKAEFPANAGGAYDCGIPGTRNPQNNNPGPTLWLPKGKTVRFVLTSRDVIHSFWVVPFLMKQDIIPGHTNAFEVTPNKEGTFFGKCAELCGVDHSRMLFNVKVVSPERYEQHLKDLAKKGQTGYVPAGIAQTSHEKNRETNNL
- a CDS encoding carbohydrate kinase family protein yields the protein MRIAVTGSIATDHLMTFPGRFSDQLVADRLHTVSLSFLVDQLDVRRGGVAANIAFGMGQLGTRPVLVGAAGSDFAEYRAWLDRHGVDTGSVRISETLHTARFVCTTDADHNQIGSFYTGAMSEARLIELKTVADRIGGLDLVSIGADDPEAMLRHTEECRSRAIPFAADFSQQIARMNGDEIRILLDGATYLFSNEYEKGLIETKTGWSDEEILGRVGHRVTTLGARGVRIERAGEPPIEVGCPEEERKADPTGVGDAFRAGFLSGLAWGVGLERAAQVGCMLATLVIETVGTQEYQLRRAHFMERFTKAYGDEAAGEVRAHLG
- the erpA gene encoding iron-sulfur cluster insertion protein ErpA, which encodes MSVSDETTTVTDGIILTDAAASKVKALLDQEGRDDLALRVAVQPGGCSGLRYQLFFDERSLDGDVLKDFDGVKVVTDRMSAPYLVGATIDFVDTIEKQGFTIDNPNATGSCACGDSFS